A window of Gambusia affinis linkage group LG03, SWU_Gaff_1.0, whole genome shotgun sequence contains these coding sequences:
- the LOC122828630 gene encoding zinc finger protein 271-like: MEKLCQEEKASLEENQTCTNPGEHDDEASVGPSDGQQVQPSQRLQKQHRCDTCLKHFRWKTNLKIHQRIHTGEKPYLCDQCGKAFIEKGDFNRHQRIHTGEKPYRCDHCEKRFKCSSGLKQHQRIHTGEKPYRCDQCEKRFKDSSNLKRHQRIHIGEKPFRCDQCEKRFNQSSSLRLHQRIHTGEKRYLCDQCGKAFIQKGSFNNHQRIHTGEKPYRCDQCQKTFKDSSGLKQHQRNHTGEKPFRCDQCEKRFNQSSNLKRHQRNHTGEKS, encoded by the exons ATGGAGAAACTTTGCCAGGAAGAGAAGGCATCACTGGAAGAG AACCAAACCTGCACAAACCCAGGAGAACATGATGATGAAGCCTCAGTTGGTCCCAGTGATGGACAGCAGGTTCAGCCCAGCCAGAGGCTGCAGAAACAACACCGTTGTGACACgtgtctgaaacatttcagatggaAGACGAATCTGAAAATTCATCAACGCATTCACACTGGAGAGAAGCCCTATCTCTGTGACCAGTGTGGAAAGGCTTTCATTGAGAAGGGTGATTTTAACAgacatcagcgaatccacactggtgaaaagccttatagATGTGATCActgtgagaagagattcaaatGTTCCTCTGGGCTGAAGCaacatcagcgaatccacactggtgaaaagccttatagatgtgatcagtgtgagaagagattcaaagaTTCCTCAAATCTGAAgcgtcatcagcgaatccacattGGTGAAAAGCCTTTTAGATGtgatcagtgtgagaagagattcaatCAATCCTCAAGTCTGAGGcttcatcagcgaatccacactggtgaaaagcgcTATCTCTGTGACCAGTGTGGAAAGGCTTTCATTCAGAAGGGTTCTTTTAACAaccatcagcgaatccacactggtgaaaagccttatagATGTGATCAGTGTCAGAAGACATTCAAAGATTCCTCTGGGCTGAAGCAACATCAGCGAaaccacactggtgaaaagccttttagatgtgatcagtgtgagaagagattcaatCAATCCTCAAATCTGAAGCGTCATCAGCGAaaccacactggtgaaaagtcCTGA
- the LOC122828621 gene encoding zinc finger protein 239-like isoform X11 has protein sequence MEKLCQEEKASLEENQTCTNPGEHDDEASVGPSDGQQVQPSQRLQKQHRCDTCLKHFRWKRYLKIHQRIHTGEKRYLCDQCGKAFIQKGDFYRHQRIHTGEKPFRCDQCEKRFKDSSNLKRHQRIHTGEKPYRCDQCEKRFNQSSSLKCHQRIHTGEKPFRCDQCEKRFNRSSSLKCHQRIHTGEKRYLCDQCGKAFIQKGDFNSHQRIHTGEKPYKCDQCEKTFKDSSGLKQHQRNHTGEKPYRCDQCEKRFNRSSNLKRHQRIHTGEKS, from the coding sequence AACCAAACCTGCACAAACCCAGGAGAACATGATGATGAAGCCTCAGTTGGTCCCAGTGATGGACAGCAGGTTCAGCCCAGCCAGAGGCTGCAGAAACAACACCGTTGTGACACgtgtctgaaacatttcagatggaAGAGGTATCTGAAAATTCATCAACGCATTCACACTGGAGAGAAGCGCTATCTCTGTGACCAGTGTGGAAAGGCTTTCATTCAGAAGGGTGATTTTTACAGACATCaacgaatccacactggtgaaaagccttttagatgtgatcagtgtgagaagagattcaaagaTTCCTCAAATCTGAAgcgtcatcagcgaatccacactggtgaaaagccttatagatgtgatcagtgtgagaagagattcaatCAATCCTCAAGTCTGAAgtgtcatcagcgaatccacactggtgaaaagccttttagatgtgatcagtgtgagaagagattcaatCGTTCCTCAAGTCTGAAgtgtcatcagcgaatccacactggtgaaaagcgcTATCTCTGTGACCAGTGTGGAAAGGCTTTCATTCAGAAGGGTGATTTTAACAgccatcagcgaatccacactggtgaaaagccttataaATGTGATCAGTGTGAGAAGACATTCAAAGATTCCTCTGGGCTGAAGCAACATCAGCGAaaccacactggtgaaaagccttatagatgtgatcagtgtgagaagagattcaatCGTTCCTCAAATCTGAAgcgtcatcagcgaatccacactggtgaaaagtcCTGA